From the Sinorhizobium garamanticum genome, one window contains:
- a CDS encoding RES family NAD+ phosphorylase, with protein MRSGSRPAIGSDLEQPLPAEPMPLWRAFVPRWAHAPLSGEGAARFGGRWNPVGVPTIYAARELSTAWAEYNQGFVQHPALIVRLELYDARLADLTDANVLAELGLTDAIHRCEWRDDLDKGVVPQTHEVQADLLAQEFHGVIYPSFMSPGGTCVALWRWNGAGAPRLEVIDPEGRLPKSPASWV; from the coding sequence ATGAGGAGCGGTTCTCGGCCCGCAATCGGCTCTGACTTGGAGCAACCACTGCCTGCCGAGCCGATGCCGCTCTGGCGCGCCTTCGTGCCGCGCTGGGCTCATGCCCCGCTTTCCGGCGAAGGTGCGGCGCGTTTCGGCGGCCGATGGAACCCGGTGGGCGTGCCGACGATCTATGCCGCGCGCGAACTTTCGACCGCCTGGGCCGAATACAATCAGGGTTTCGTGCAGCATCCGGCGCTGATCGTACGGCTCGAGCTTTACGATGCGCGGCTGGCCGATCTCACGGACGCCAATGTTCTTGCGGAGCTTGGCCTGACGGATGCCATCCACCGATGCGAGTGGCGAGACGACCTCGACAAGGGCGTGGTGCCGCAGACCCATGAGGTGCAGGCCGATCTCCTGGCCCAGGAATTTCACGGCGTGATCTACCCGTCATTCATGTCGCCCGGCGGCACCTGCGTCGCACTCTGGCGCTGGAACGGCGCGGGTGCGCCACGCCTCGAGGTCATCGATCCCGAAGGCAGGCTGCCGAAGTCGCCGGCCTCCTGGGTTTAG
- a CDS encoding hydroxymethylglutaryl-CoA lyase encodes MTSSASEHVTIVEMAPRDGLQNESRLVDTDDKIRLVDLLSDCGFERIEVTSFVSPRWVPQMADAPAVMAGIARRPGTRYAALTPNIRGFEAARAARADEVAVFASASETFSQKNINCSIAESIKRFRPVAEASRQHGIPMRGYVSCVVECPYEGPIAPEAAARVARLLSELGCYEISLGDTIGRGTPEAVDTMLATVLGDIDAAKLAGHFHDTSGRALENIAVGLDRGLRVFDASTGGLGGCPYAPGAAGNVDTLAVNAFLQKRGFSTGLDAEKLDRAATFARSLRSAA; translated from the coding sequence GTGACATCGTCGGCAAGCGAGCACGTCACGATCGTCGAGATGGCGCCGCGCGACGGCCTGCAGAACGAATCCCGGCTTGTCGATACCGATGATAAGATCCGGCTCGTCGACCTGCTTTCGGACTGTGGTTTCGAGCGCATCGAGGTGACGAGCTTCGTCAGCCCGAGATGGGTCCCGCAGATGGCCGATGCTCCCGCGGTCATGGCAGGCATCGCGCGGCGCCCGGGCACTCGCTACGCGGCGTTGACGCCGAACATCAGGGGCTTCGAGGCTGCGCGCGCCGCCCGCGCCGACGAGGTGGCGGTTTTTGCGTCCGCCTCCGAAACCTTCTCGCAGAAGAACATCAACTGCTCGATTGCCGAGAGCATCAAGCGCTTCCGCCCGGTCGCGGAGGCAAGCCGGCAGCATGGAATTCCGATGCGCGGCTACGTCAGCTGCGTTGTCGAGTGCCCTTACGAGGGACCGATCGCGCCGGAGGCCGCTGCCCGCGTCGCGCGCCTTCTTTCCGAGCTCGGCTGCTACGAGATCAGTCTCGGCGACACGATCGGGCGAGGCACGCCGGAAGCCGTTGACACCATGCTGGCGACGGTGCTCGGAGACATTGACGCGGCGAAGCTTGCAGGTCATTTCCATGACACGTCCGGCCGGGCGCTGGAAAATATCGCGGTCGGCCTTGATCGGGGCCTGCGGGTGTTCGACGCCTCGACCGGAGGGCTCGGAGGTTGCCCCTACGCCCCCGGCGCCGCCGGTAATGTCGATACGCTTGCGGTGAATGCCTTCCTGCAGAAGAGGGGATTTTCGACCGGGCTCGACGCCGAAAAGCTCGATCGCGCGGCAACCTTCGCCCGATCGCTGAGGAGTGCGGCATGA
- a CDS encoding SMI1/KNR4 family protein — MTFPVSEDKIIAAETALGRRLPRELRTRLQNLNGGALVAAGDDWILHPVRDNSDQKRISRTANDVILETKAAREWRGFPADGIAIASNGTGDRLVLVPESDNVFLWNHETVTLSSVIVEWS; from the coding sequence ATGACTTTTCCCGTTTCCGAAGACAAGATCATCGCCGCTGAAACTGCATTGGGACGACGGCTGCCCCGTGAGCTTAGAACTCGCCTGCAGAACTTGAACGGCGGCGCTCTTGTCGCAGCGGGTGACGATTGGATCCTTCATCCTGTCCGGGATAACTCAGACCAGAAACGAATATCGAGGACAGCCAACGACGTCATCCTAGAAACCAAGGCGGCCCGTGAGTGGCGAGGCTTTCCGGCTGATGGCATTGCGATAGCGTCTAACGGGACTGGAGACCGGCTGGTATTGGTCCCTGAGTCAGATAATGTCTTCCTTTGGAACCATGAAACCGTCACCCTGTCTTCCGTGATCGTTGAATGGAGCTGA
- a CDS encoding acetyl/propionyl/methylcrotonyl-CoA carboxylase subunit alpha produces the protein MFSKLLIANRGEIACRIIRTARRLGIRTVAVYSDADGDALHVTLADEAVRIGPANAAESYLAIDRVIEAARAVGADAIHPGYGFLSENADFAEAVEAAGIVFVGPPPEAIRAMGLKDAAKALMEQSGVPVVPGYHGEQQDPEFLAAQAAEIGYPVLIKARAGGGGKGMRRVERREDFGSALEAAQREAQASFGDGGVLIEKYLSRPRHIEVQIFGDRHGNIVHLFERDCSLQRRHQKVIEEAPAPGMTAEVRRAMGDAAVRAAHAIGYVGAGTVEFIADVTNGLWPDQFYFMEMNTRLQVEHPVTEAVTGLDLVEWQLRVADGEPLPKKQGEIGINGWSFEARIYAEDPARGFLPSTGRLAHLSFPDSNARIDSGVQQGDSITPFYDPLIAKLIVHAGTRSAALTRLQAALKEVRIGGTVTNLDFLIRLTDEQDFRGGRPDTGLIDRTVERLAAPSDPDDEALALAAIVSTGVLQPMTSSDPWASLGYWQIWGDAHRTVSIDHANGRAAVTLASRGRDQFAVRAGTRTLPVLVLERFENGARLEVAGQRQTLRFLRQGETLTLFLNGRNLVFHLPDALSGGHSGEIADDELIAPMPGLVKMVRVGAGEAVAKGQPLVVMEAMKMELTLSASRQGTVASVHVAEGTQVSEGTVLVTLSEEAAQ, from the coding sequence GACGCGCTTCATGTGACGCTCGCCGACGAGGCCGTGCGGATCGGCCCCGCGAATGCCGCCGAAAGCTATCTCGCGATCGACCGCGTCATAGAGGCCGCACGGGCCGTCGGCGCTGACGCCATCCATCCTGGCTATGGCTTCCTGTCCGAAAATGCCGATTTTGCCGAGGCCGTCGAGGCCGCAGGCATCGTTTTCGTGGGGCCGCCACCGGAAGCGATCCGGGCCATGGGGCTCAAGGATGCGGCCAAGGCGCTGATGGAGCAGTCCGGCGTGCCCGTCGTGCCGGGTTATCACGGTGAGCAGCAGGACCCTGAGTTCCTGGCGGCCCAGGCCGCGGAAATCGGCTATCCGGTGCTGATCAAGGCGCGCGCCGGTGGCGGCGGAAAGGGCATGCGACGCGTCGAGCGGCGAGAGGATTTCGGTTCGGCGCTGGAAGCCGCGCAGCGGGAAGCGCAGGCCTCCTTCGGCGACGGCGGGGTTCTGATCGAGAAATATCTGAGCCGCCCCCGCCACATCGAGGTCCAGATCTTCGGGGACCGGCACGGCAACATCGTTCATCTTTTCGAGCGTGACTGCTCGTTGCAGCGGCGGCACCAGAAGGTGATCGAGGAGGCGCCGGCGCCGGGCATGACCGCGGAAGTGCGCCGCGCGATGGGAGACGCCGCCGTCAGGGCCGCGCATGCGATCGGCTATGTCGGTGCCGGCACGGTCGAGTTCATCGCCGACGTGACAAACGGCCTCTGGCCGGATCAGTTCTATTTCATGGAAATGAACACGCGGCTGCAGGTGGAGCATCCGGTCACCGAGGCGGTCACCGGGCTCGATCTCGTCGAATGGCAGTTGCGCGTCGCAGACGGTGAGCCGCTGCCGAAAAAGCAGGGCGAGATCGGCATAAACGGTTGGTCCTTCGAGGCACGCATCTACGCCGAGGATCCGGCCCGCGGCTTCCTACCGTCGACCGGCCGGCTGGCACATTTGAGCTTTCCGGACAGCAACGCGCGGATCGACTCCGGTGTACAGCAGGGGGACTCGATAACGCCCTTTTACGATCCGCTGATCGCCAAGCTGATCGTGCATGCGGGGACACGGTCGGCAGCGCTCACCCGGCTGCAGGCCGCCTTGAAGGAGGTCCGGATCGGCGGAACGGTCACCAATCTCGATTTTCTCATCAGGCTCACGGACGAACAGGATTTCCGCGGCGGCAGGCCGGACACGGGACTGATCGACCGGACGGTCGAGCGGCTGGCGGCGCCGAGCGACCCGGACGACGAAGCATTGGCGCTGGCAGCAATCGTCTCCACCGGCGTCCTCCAGCCAATGACATCCTCCGATCCCTGGGCTTCTCTCGGCTATTGGCAGATCTGGGGCGATGCCCACCGGACGGTTTCCATCGACCACGCGAACGGGCGCGCGGCCGTCACACTCGCGTCGCGCGGACGCGATCAGTTTGCGGTTCGTGCCGGAACGCGCACCTTGCCGGTGCTCGTGCTTGAACGCTTCGAAAATGGTGCGAGGCTGGAAGTGGCCGGGCAGAGGCAAACGCTTCGCTTCCTTCGGCAGGGCGAAACGCTGACCTTGTTTCTCAATGGCCGAAACCTGGTGTTTCACCTGCCGGACGCGTTGTCCGGCGGACATAGCGGGGAGATAGCCGATGACGAACTCATTGCGCCGATGCCGGGCCTCGTCAAGATGGTCCGTGTCGGCGCCGGCGAGGCCGTCGCCAAAGGCCAGCCGCTGGTGGTGATGGAGGCCATGAAGATGGAGCTTACGCTTTCGGCCTCGCGGCAGGGGACGGTCGCGAGCGTGCACGTGGCCGAGGGCACGCAGGTCAGCGAAGGCACCGTGCTTGTAACCCTCAGTGAGGAGGCCGCACAGTGA
- a CDS encoding crotonase/enoyl-CoA hydratase family protein, whose protein sequence is MTEQTIRCTVDKGGIARLTLARPQKHNALSAAMIGELTDAAVRLGDDNAVRVVILDGEGKSFCAGGDLDWMRQQFDADRQARIAEATRLAMMFKALNEMPKPLIARVHGNAFGGGVGLMSVCDTVVAAAGAKFGLTEARLGLIPATISPYVVARIGEGRARPLFMSARLFGAEEALAAGLATIVVDDGQLDAAVDAEIAPYLAAAPQAAGRAKRLARSLGMPITDAVIAATIEQLADTWETEEAREGVSAFFDRRTPSWQ, encoded by the coding sequence ATGACTGAGCAAACGATCCGGTGCACTGTCGACAAAGGGGGCATCGCCCGCCTGACGCTCGCCCGTCCGCAAAAGCACAACGCGCTTTCCGCCGCGATGATCGGCGAGCTCACAGATGCGGCGGTCCGGCTTGGCGATGACAATGCGGTCCGTGTCGTTATCCTCGACGGCGAGGGGAAGAGTTTTTGTGCGGGCGGCGATCTCGACTGGATGCGCCAGCAGTTTGATGCCGACCGGCAGGCGCGGATCGCCGAGGCGACGCGGCTGGCGATGATGTTCAAGGCGCTGAACGAGATGCCGAAACCGCTGATCGCGCGGGTGCATGGCAATGCCTTTGGCGGCGGGGTCGGGCTGATGAGCGTTTGCGACACCGTCGTCGCGGCGGCGGGCGCAAAGTTCGGCCTGACGGAGGCGAGGCTCGGGCTGATCCCGGCGACGATCAGTCCCTATGTCGTCGCGAGGATTGGCGAAGGAAGGGCGCGGCCGCTGTTCATGTCGGCGCGGCTTTTCGGCGCCGAAGAGGCGCTTGCCGCCGGTCTTGCGACGATCGTGGTCGACGATGGGCAGCTGGACGCCGCTGTCGATGCAGAAATCGCACCCTATCTTGCCGCCGCGCCGCAAGCGGCCGGAAGGGCCAAACGGCTGGCGCGATCGCTTGGCATGCCGATCACGGATGCAGTCATCGCAGCGACCATCGAGCAGCTTGCCGACACCTGGGAAACGGAGGAAGCACGGGAAGGAGTCTCGGCCTTCTTCGACCGGCGGACGCCCTCCTGGCAGTGA
- a CDS encoding DUF2384 domain-containing protein: MVALNLDIPAARFGEDHSPFLSARLVADRLGITLAELAKLIGVARNTLTAKTGARKVDSALSNVVRILSMASEMAGDEARAVIWFKHQPIPGWAGKTAFDLVGEGKADKVLAYLEAVRAGVYA, translated from the coding sequence ATGGTCGCCCTCAATCTGGACATTCCCGCCGCCCGCTTCGGGGAGGATCATTCCCCGTTCCTGTCGGCGCGCCTTGTTGCCGACCGTCTGGGCATAACGCTTGCCGAACTCGCCAAGCTGATCGGCGTCGCGCGGAACACGCTGACAGCCAAGACCGGCGCCCGCAAGGTCGATAGCGCCCTGAGCAATGTCGTCCGCATCCTCTCCATGGCGTCCGAAATGGCGGGCGACGAGGCCCGCGCCGTCATCTGGTTCAAGCACCAGCCGATCCCCGGCTGGGCCGGAAAGACGGCGTTCGATCTCGTCGGCGAAGGCAAGGCCGACAAGGTTCTCGCTTATCTGGAAGCTGTTCGCGCCGGCGTCTACGCCTAA